One genomic window of Methanocalculus alkaliphilus includes the following:
- a CDS encoding nucleotidyltransferase family protein gives MNALDLLRRHEPLLKERFGIARIGIFGSFARGEERPLSDIDILVSFEEGKKTFDNFMGVKFYLEDLFGRKVDLVTEAALKPLIREPILRDVIYA, from the coding sequence ATGAATGCCCTTGATCTCCTGCGCAGGCACGAACCTCTCCTGAAAGAGCGCTTTGGTATTGCCAGGATCGGCATCTTTGGATCTTTTGCACGCGGAGAGGAGCGGCCTCTGAGCGATATTGACATACTCGTCTCATTTGAAGAGGGGAAGAAGACCTTTGACAACTTCATGGGTGTCAAGTTCTATCTTGAAGATCTCTTCGGTCGGAAGGTCGATCTCGTAACGGAAGCGGCACTGAAGCCCCTCATCCGCGAGCCGATTCTGAGGGATGTTATCTATGCGTAG
- a CDS encoding type II toxin-antitoxin system RelE family toxin has protein sequence MKYRIHVSYRVEQKIGEMPAESVSAVLDDLEGFADGLDYHRYNVRKLRESCVVLPRYRMHSGNYRLIFFILHNRLIIEVISVRQQRGEVELLSASEPESG, from the coding sequence ATGAAATACAGAATCCATGTCTCATACCGTGTGGAACAAAAGATCGGGGAGATGCCAGCGGAGTCTGTATCAGCAGTTCTTGACGATCTGGAAGGGTTTGCAGATGGCCTTGATTACCATCGGTATAATGTCCGAAAACTCAGGGAATCATGCGTCGTTCTTCCACGGTACCGGATGCATTCCGGCAACTACCGTCTCATCTTCTTTATTCTCCACAACCGCCTGATCATCGAGGTAATATCAGTCAGGCAGCAGAGAGGTGAAGTGGAGTTGCTATCCGCCTCAGAACCAGAGTCGGGATAG
- a CDS encoding DUF7557 family protein, producing the protein MAAPIPTTIRISRETKAILDALKLHPRESYDDLISRLATMAHDGDPLSAEEIEDMRASLADIEAGRVKTLEALRRERGI; encoded by the coding sequence ATGGCCGCCCCCATCCCGACGACCATCAGGATCTCACGTGAGACAAAAGCGATCCTGGATGCCCTGAAACTGCATCCACGGGAGAGCTATGATGACCTCATCTCCCGTCTGGCAACAATGGCCCATGATGGCGACCCTCTCTCGGCTGAGGAGATTGAGGATATGAGAGCGAGCCTTGCGGATATCGAGGCTGGCAGGGTGAAGACGCTTGAGGCGCTTCGCAGAGAGCGAGGGATCTGA
- a CDS encoding ABC transporter permease, which yields MKLLLVIARKEFLQAIRNKGVMVAAFIFAIWFPVFTTLGVLTGISGDPGTALGGHLANLSVVLAIFMGYLFSSDAFFREKKDGTIMTFLCAPVSLRQIWEGKVIGVSMAAYGMTILSVLITVAVAILLSPVGITLPLLLLVHVFVILPIYAAASAGVIGAAQLYLGMRENQFLGMGFIFLFIFMVFGLQVLISPEGGITILTEVFFGLMGIVLLLVGRRWAGRLSKERIVRTIA from the coding sequence ATGAAACTCCTGCTCGTCATCGCACGGAAGGAGTTCCTCCAGGCGATCAGAAACAAAGGGGTCATGGTCGCCGCATTCATCTTCGCCATCTGGTTCCCGGTCTTCACCACCCTCGGGGTTCTAACAGGCATCTCCGGCGATCCCGGCACTGCTCTTGGCGGCCATCTTGCGAACCTCTCGGTGGTCCTTGCGATCTTCATGGGCTATCTCTTCTCCTCTGATGCCTTCTTCCGCGAGAAGAAGGACGGGACGATCATGACCTTCCTCTGCGCCCCGGTCTCGCTCCGGCAGATCTGGGAGGGGAAGGTCATCGGTGTCTCGATGGCCGCGTATGGGATGACCATCCTCTCAGTCCTGATCACCGTCGCCGTCGCCATCCTCCTCTCCCCTGTCGGGATCACCCTGCCCCTGCTCCTCCTCGTGCATGTATTCGTCATTCTGCCGATCTATGCCGCCGCATCGGCAGGGGTCATCGGAGCAGCACAGCTCTATCTTGGGATGCGGGAGAACCAGTTCCTCGGGATGGGCTTCATCTTCCTCTTCATCTTCATGGTCTTTGGGCTCCAGGTGCTCATCTCCCCTGAAGGCGGGATCACGATCCTGACAGAGGTCTTCTTCGGACTCATGGGGATCGTATTGCTTCTGGTGGGGAGGCGGTGGGCCGGCCGTCTCTCAAAAGAGCGGATCGTGAGGACGATTGCATAA
- a CDS encoding ABC transporter ATP-binding protein → MIRAENLTKSFDGRNVLSDVSFSVEKGEIFGYLGPNGAGKTTTMNLFLGLLSPDTGRALVNGSDLATDDEARRSVGVLLENNGFAERQTAVENLRFYADLYEVADPGDRIEELLVMTDLLERKDDPVGTFSTGMKRKLGIARAILHTPDILFLDEPSSGLDPDAQRMVRDLILSLSASGGMTVFINSHHLDEVQRICTRVAILAGGRIRAEDSVARLTASGMEQTVLVVFEEGQATDDAFLFLRSLPMVRAAEREDGGVACTLGGEGRAADLISALVAAGYRIEEAKKRSASLEEIYLRYVHSAEEAS, encoded by the coding sequence ATGATACGAGCAGAAAACCTGACCAAATCTTTTGATGGACGAAATGTCCTCTCCGACGTCTCATTCTCCGTTGAGAAAGGTGAGATCTTCGGGTACCTCGGCCCGAACGGGGCAGGCAAGACGACGACGATGAACCTCTTCCTCGGCCTCCTCTCCCCGGATACCGGGAGAGCCCTCGTCAATGGGTCCGATCTTGCCACCGATGATGAAGCCCGCCGCTCGGTGGGTGTCCTCCTTGAAAATAACGGTTTTGCAGAACGGCAGACTGCTGTTGAGAATCTCCGGTTCTATGCCGATCTCTATGAGGTTGCTGATCCCGGGGACCGGATCGAGGAGCTCCTCGTGATGACCGATCTTCTCGAGCGGAAGGATGATCCCGTCGGGACGTTCTCGACCGGCATGAAACGGAAGCTCGGGATCGCCCGGGCGATCCTCCATACACCCGATATCCTCTTCCTTGATGAACCCTCATCCGGCCTTGATCCTGATGCACAGCGGATGGTCCGTGATCTGATCCTCTCCCTCTCTGCGTCCGGGGGGATGACGGTCTTCATAAACTCCCATCATCTCGACGAGGTGCAGCGGATCTGCACCCGGGTAGCGATCCTGGCAGGGGGCCGTATCCGGGCTGAAGATTCTGTTGCCCGGCTCACTGCCTCAGGGATGGAACAGACGGTCCTAGTTGTCTTTGAGGAGGGGCAGGCAACCGATGATGCGTTCCTCTTTCTCCGGTCCCTCCCGATGGTGCGTGCCGCTGAGCGGGAGGATGGTGGGGTTGCCTGCACCCTGGGAGGCGAAGGGCGGGCGGCTGATCTCATCTCCGCCCTGGTTGCGGCAGGATACCGGATCGAGGAGGCGAAGAAGCGGTCTGCGAGCCTTGAGGAGATCTATCTCCGGTATGTTCATTCTGCGGAGGAGGCATCATGA
- a CDS encoding DEAD/DEAH box helicase translates to MTQPPILTKIREECGTPEDALFIHGISGREARYAEIPARLHPRLRSWLIDEGIRPYIHQAEAYQRASAGEDILLATRTASGKTLAFALPIIDRLLSDPDSRALLLYPTKALARDQLAAFQAIDRAIGAGLSPAVYDGDTPRDARPGIRSGSRIIISNMHEIHHILSWRRQWADFFSGTAFVVIDEAHRYRGVFGSHIALLMRRLTRVLAYYDASPVFILASATLGNPEEFAKRLCGRRVRIIAEDGSPQSRKNIVFYNPYLQNPGASLTSEVSRLLAIHMRHHHQTICFSPSRRLAEVIARRTREELAGDPALADRLRAYRAGYLADERREIEAGLKAGHLRGVVSTNALELGVDIGTLDAVLMAGYPGATISFWQQAGRAGRSGDESLVTMVARYDPIDQYYMHHPDRFFAATAEHAAVDMRNPIILSGHLLCAAAEIPLGDGDITYFGDEMMEHLRELADEGLLAWTRKGYVYAGARRPAEAVTLTGSASGGYRIMEKGRLVETMDAAQAYREAYPGAVLLHQDTSYIVRSVDGEAGVIRVDLFEADYFTRPLTTTSVSVDRILESRSQSGLVISFAEVTVTEAITGYQMVRYDRIIGSETLDLPANSFPTQALLLAIDPSLLEDHGIADPDGTLHAAEHALIAAMPGLVICDRNDIGGISTRYHPAADGPAIIIYDGYTGGAGLAAKAYHLTREIADLAATIVGECRCYDGCPACIFSPKCGSDNKPLDKGGSAVLLRSFDTGGDV, encoded by the coding sequence GTGACGCAGCCTCCGATCCTCACCAAAATACGGGAGGAGTGCGGCACCCCCGAGGATGCCCTCTTCATCCACGGTATCTCCGGGAGGGAGGCACGGTATGCGGAGATCCCCGCCCGTCTCCATCCCCGCCTCCGGTCCTGGCTCATCGATGAAGGGATCCGGCCGTATATCCACCAGGCAGAGGCGTATCAACGGGCATCAGCCGGTGAGGATATCCTCCTTGCGACCCGGACAGCTTCCGGAAAGACCCTTGCGTTCGCCCTCCCGATCATCGACCGCCTCCTCTCCGACCCCGATAGCCGGGCACTTCTTCTCTATCCGACGAAGGCCCTCGCCCGCGATCAGCTCGCCGCATTCCAGGCTATTGACAGGGCCATCGGGGCCGGCCTCTCCCCGGCTGTCTATGACGGCGATACGCCACGGGATGCCCGGCCGGGGATCCGGTCGGGGTCGCGGATCATCATCTCGAATATGCATGAGATCCATCATATCCTCTCATGGCGGCGACAGTGGGCGGATTTCTTCTCAGGTACCGCATTCGTCGTCATCGACGAGGCACACCGGTACCGGGGGGTCTTTGGCTCCCATATCGCCCTCCTGATGCGGAGGCTCACCCGCGTCCTCGCATACTATGACGCATCCCCGGTCTTCATCCTCGCATCCGCCACCCTTGGAAACCCGGAAGAGTTTGCAAAACGGCTCTGCGGCCGGCGGGTCCGCATCATCGCAGAGGACGGATCGCCGCAGAGCCGGAAGAATATCGTCTTCTATAATCCTTATCTCCAAAATCCGGGGGCATCCCTCACCTCCGAGGTCTCCCGCCTCCTTGCGATCCATATGCGGCATCACCACCAGACGATCTGCTTCTCCCCGTCCCGGCGGCTCGCGGAGGTGATCGCCCGGAGGACCAGGGAGGAGCTTGCCGGTGATCCCGCCCTCGCAGACCGGCTCCGTGCATACCGGGCAGGCTACCTTGCCGACGAACGGCGGGAGATCGAGGCCGGGCTGAAGGCCGGCCATCTCCGGGGGGTGGTATCCACAAACGCCCTCGAGCTCGGTGTCGATATCGGCACCCTTGATGCGGTCCTGATGGCCGGCTATCCCGGTGCCACCATCTCCTTCTGGCAGCAGGCGGGGCGGGCAGGCAGGAGCGGGGATGAGAGCCTTGTGACGATGGTCGCCCGGTATGACCCCATCGATCAGTACTATATGCACCACCCCGACCGCTTCTTCGCCGCCACCGCCGAACATGCCGCCGTCGATATGCGAAACCCGATCATCCTCTCCGGCCATCTCCTCTGTGCGGCCGCCGAGATCCCGCTCGGTGACGGGGATATCACGTACTTCGGGGATGAGATGATGGAACACCTCCGGGAGCTCGCAGATGAAGGCCTCCTCGCCTGGACCCGGAAAGGGTATGTCTATGCCGGAGCCCGCCGCCCCGCCGAGGCCGTCACCCTCACCGGCTCGGCATCGGGGGGATACCGGATCATGGAGAAGGGCCGCCTCGTCGAGACGATGGATGCGGCCCAGGCATACCGGGAGGCGTATCCGGGGGCGGTCCTCCTCCACCAGGATACAAGCTATATTGTCCGGTCGGTGGATGGGGAGGCCGGGGTGATCCGGGTTGATCTCTTCGAGGCCGACTACTTCACCCGCCCCCTCACCACGACCTCCGTCTCGGTCGACCGGATTCTGGAGTCCCGCAGCCAGTCCGGACTCGTCATCTCCTTTGCCGAGGTGACCGTCACCGAGGCGATCACCGGGTACCAGATGGTCCGGTATGACCGGATCATCGGCTCTGAGACCCTCGATCTCCCGGCAAACTCCTTCCCGACACAGGCACTTCTGCTGGCAATTGATCCCTCCCTCCTTGAGGATCACGGCATCGCCGATCCCGACGGCACCCTCCATGCCGCCGAGCATGCCCTCATCGCCGCGATGCCGGGGCTCGTCATCTGTGATCGAAACGATATCGGCGGCATCTCGACCCGGTACCACCCTGCGGCGGACGGACCTGCCATCATCATCTATGACGGCTATACCGGGGGTGCCGGGCTCGCTGCAAAAGCGTACCATCTCACCAGGGAGATCGCGGACCTCGCCGCGACGATCGTCGGGGAATGCCGGTGTTATGACGGCTGCCCGGCCTGCATCTTCTCCCCGAAGTGCGGCAGCGACAACAAACCCCTGGATAAAGGGGGATCGGCGGTGCTGCTCCGTTCGTTTGATACGGGTGGGGATGTATGA
- a CDS encoding ribonuclease H-like domain-containing protein: MAGTAGGFRTARSLWRERLDPRHEYRVIEHDNRFRAGIGRTGIFSSEYSRFEEEKERLCDLHAGSDLSEIIAGDPIDTPEGECFGIAESVSFPPLPLDPDAARAHLLRSLRLVPGIGPALERSLKQKGCRTIRDLLHIRRYRPAAGEALSLITDGDPGAVMAWARSRLSPTHPDVIRASALFDPGRLVFLDIETLGVFSRPVFLIGSATVEGGSVRLRQFLARDIDEELPALLAWQESLPDDPLILSYNGRCFDVPYLADRCAYYGEEYPFGAHQLDLLHITRRTLGRDLSDCRLATIEETVLGLSRGFDLPGALVPGWYDTYRRSRNPGPLIPIIRHNRQDVLSLVDLHRRYLEMYR; the protein is encoded by the coding sequence ATGGCAGGGACAGCGGGGGGCTTCAGGACGGCACGCTCACTCTGGAGGGAGCGGCTCGATCCACGGCACGAGTACCGGGTCATCGAGCATGATAACCGGTTCAGGGCGGGGATCGGGAGGACCGGCATCTTCTCCTCGGAGTACAGCAGGTTCGAGGAAGAGAAGGAGCGGTTATGCGATCTCCATGCAGGATCGGATCTCAGCGAGATCATCGCAGGCGATCCGATCGATACCCCCGAGGGCGAATGCTTCGGGATTGCCGAGTCGGTCTCCTTCCCACCCCTCCCCCTTGATCCGGATGCCGCCCGGGCCCACCTCCTCCGCTCTCTCCGGCTGGTGCCGGGGATCGGGCCTGCCCTTGAACGGAGCCTGAAGCAGAAGGGGTGCCGGACGATCCGCGATCTCCTCCATATCCGGCGGTACCGTCCTGCTGCCGGGGAAGCCCTCTCCCTCATCACCGATGGCGATCCCGGGGCGGTGATGGCATGGGCACGATCACGCCTCTCCCCGACCCACCCGGATGTGATCCGGGCATCCGCCCTCTTCGATCCCGGCAGGCTCGTCTTCCTTGATATCGAGACCCTCGGGGTCTTTTCCCGGCCGGTCTTCCTCATCGGGTCCGCAACAGTCGAAGGGGGTTCCGTCCGTCTCCGGCAGTTCCTCGCCCGCGACATTGACGAGGAGCTCCCCGCCCTCCTTGCATGGCAGGAGAGCCTCCCCGACGATCCCCTCATCCTCAGCTACAATGGCCGGTGCTTCGATGTCCCCTATCTCGCGGACCGGTGTGCGTACTACGGGGAGGAGTATCCCTTTGGTGCCCACCAGCTCGACCTCCTCCATATCACCCGCCGGACCCTCGGCCGGGATCTCTCCGACTGCCGCCTCGCCACCATCGAGGAGACGGTCCTCGGCCTTTCGAGGGGCTTTGATCTCCCGGGTGCGCTGGTGCCCGGATGGTATGATACCTACCGGCGATCCAGAAACCCCGGCCCCCTCATCCCGATCATCCGGCACAACCGGCAGGATGTCCTCTCCCTCGTCGATCTCCACCGCCGGTACCTGGAGATGTACCGGTGA
- a CDS encoding TIGR01458 family HAD-type hydrolase — translation MQIEALIIDIDGVVAIGGDPIPGAAEAIGWLEEAGVPYRFLSNSTQRSREGIAERLNRNGLSIHPELISTPIVAAIRLLKEKGISSARMLVTDAAKEAFHTAGISDGDGAVIIGDAGEAFTFQKLNEAFRLITDGAPLIALERDRYWMAEDGLTLSAGPFVAALEYAAGREAEVLGKPSPDAFLSACSIMGVSPDATAMIGDDIRSDVGGAQAAGLTGVLVRTGKYSAAAVQESGITPDLILGSIADIPEIFRRR, via the coding sequence ATGCAGATAGAGGCACTCATCATCGATATCGACGGCGTGGTTGCCATCGGGGGGGATCCGATCCCTGGTGCGGCGGAGGCCATCGGCTGGCTGGAGGAAGCGGGGGTCCCGTACCGGTTCCTCTCAAACTCGACACAGCGGAGCCGGGAGGGGATAGCGGAGAGGCTGAACCGAAACGGCCTTTCGATACACCCGGAGCTGATCTCAACACCCATCGTCGCTGCCATCCGGCTGCTCAAAGAGAAGGGCATCTCATCGGCCAGAATGCTGGTGACGGATGCAGCGAAGGAGGCGTTCCATACCGCAGGCATCAGCGATGGCGACGGTGCGGTCATCATCGGGGATGCCGGAGAGGCATTCACCTTTCAGAAGCTGAACGAGGCGTTCCGGCTGATCACCGATGGCGCACCGCTCATCGCGCTTGAACGGGACCGGTACTGGATGGCCGAAGACGGCCTCACCCTCTCGGCAGGGCCGTTTGTCGCGGCACTCGAATATGCAGCCGGGAGGGAGGCGGAGGTCCTTGGCAAACCCTCTCCGGACGCCTTCCTCTCGGCATGCTCCATCATGGGCGTCTCACCGGATGCCACCGCAATGATCGGCGATGACATCAGGAGTGATGTCGGGGGTGCACAGGCGGCCGGCCTCACCGGGGTCCTCGTCCGGACCGGGAAGTACTCGGCCGCGGCTGTACAGGAATCAGGGATCACCCCGGATCTGATCCTGGGATCGATTGCGGATATCCCGGAAATCTTCAGGCGACGATGA
- a CDS encoding ABC transporter ATP-binding protein has translation MLEIEDLHVEVEGREVLHDINLTIREGETHVLMGPNGSGKTTLLRALMGFGSSRITDGTITFKGHDITKMPIHERAQLGIGLLFQRPPTISGLKLGKLLNVTSHGDTSHVEEYARRMNMDTFLERDVNKGFSGGEIKRSEVLQLMIQKPDFVMLDEPESGVDLENMALVGNAIAGLIEKDQHIINRKKSGLIITHTGYILDYIDADFGHVMCDGTFKCHGNPREILRSIQSKGYKECIECQRI, from the coding sequence ATGCTTGAGATAGAGGACCTCCATGTCGAGGTCGAAGGCAGAGAGGTACTTCATGATATCAATCTGACCATCCGGGAGGGTGAGACCCACGTCCTGATGGGGCCGAACGGGTCCGGGAAGACGACGCTCCTCCGTGCATTGATGGGATTTGGGAGCTCCCGCATCACCGACGGAACGATCACCTTCAAAGGCCATGATATCACGAAGATGCCGATCCATGAGCGGGCACAGCTCGGTATCGGCCTCCTCTTCCAGCGGCCGCCGACGATCTCGGGGCTGAAACTCGGCAAACTGCTCAATGTCACCTCCCACGGGGATACCAGCCATGTTGAGGAGTACGCACGCAGGATGAATATGGATACCTTCCTCGAACGTGATGTCAACAAGGGCTTCTCAGGCGGTGAGATCAAGCGGAGCGAGGTGCTCCAGCTGATGATCCAGAAGCCGGACTTCGTGATGCTCGATGAACCTGAGAGCGGGGTCGATCTCGAGAATATGGCCCTCGTCGGCAATGCAATCGCCGGCCTCATCGAGAAAGACCAGCATATCATCAACCGGAAGAAGAGCGGGCTCATCATCACCCATACCGGGTATATCCTCGACTACATCGATGCCGACTTCGGCCATGTGATGTGTGACGGGACCTTCAAGTGCCATGGCAATCCCCGTGAGATCCTCAGGAGCATCCAGAGCAAGGGATATAAGGAGTGTATCGAATGTCAGAGAATATGA
- a CDS encoding SufB/SufD family protein codes for MSENMKGFAEISDEDRKRIEMTGLQTGTLEGRSGSFLQVDEHIHHAATDAKGIEILPIADALERYAWLEDYYWKAVPRDKDEITKYIAAREPKGYVLIARKGSQTTFPLQTCLFLAKEDIQYVHNIIIAEEGAELHLIAGCASSAQNKDGKHYGVTEIYVGKDAKVTSTMIHTWGETIEVYPRSVTIIEERGVFLSNYVCMVPAKKVQMYPTAELRGEGAVARFSSIMLATPGSHLDTGSRALLSAKGATAELITRAITTGGTIISRGHILGSVKDTKGHIECRALILKDGIIHAIPEIEGRVVDCELSHEAAVGKIAQEEIEYLMARGLSEDEATATIIRGFLDVKISGLPESLQRQIDTAIDAAEKGF; via the coding sequence ATGTCAGAGAATATGAAGGGATTTGCCGAGATCAGTGATGAGGACAGGAAACGGATCGAGATGACCGGCCTTCAGACCGGAACCCTTGAGGGGCGATCCGGGAGTTTCCTCCAGGTCGATGAGCATATCCATCATGCAGCCACCGATGCAAAAGGGATCGAGATCCTCCCGATAGCCGATGCCCTTGAACGCTATGCATGGCTTGAGGACTATTACTGGAAGGCGGTGCCCCGTGACAAGGATGAGATCACGAAGTACATCGCCGCCCGGGAACCGAAGGGATATGTCCTGATCGCACGGAAAGGAAGCCAGACCACCTTCCCGCTCCAGACCTGCCTCTTCCTGGCAAAAGAGGATATCCAGTATGTCCATAACATCATCATCGCAGAGGAGGGGGCAGAACTCCATCTCATCGCCGGCTGTGCAAGCTCGGCACAGAATAAGGACGGCAAACACTATGGCGTCACCGAGATCTATGTCGGGAAAGATGCAAAGGTCACCTCCACGATGATTCATACCTGGGGCGAGACGATTGAGGTCTATCCACGGAGTGTGACGATCATCGAGGAACGGGGCGTCTTCCTCTCAAACTATGTCTGCATGGTCCCGGCAAAGAAGGTACAGATGTACCCGACCGCAGAACTCCGGGGAGAAGGGGCGGTTGCACGATTCTCAAGCATTATGCTTGCGACACCGGGATCCCATCTCGACACCGGATCCCGTGCCCTCCTCTCTGCCAAAGGGGCAACCGCAGAGTTGATCACCCGGGCGATCACCACCGGCGGAACGATCATCTCCCGCGGCCATATCCTCGGATCGGTCAAGGATACCAAAGGCCATATCGAGTGCCGGGCGCTCATCCTCAAAGACGGTATCATCCATGCCATCCCTGAGATCGAAGGCCGGGTCGTCGATTGTGAACTCTCCCATGAAGCCGCCGTCGGAAAGATTGCCCAGGAGGAGATCGAGTACCTGATGGCACGGGGCCTCTCCGAGGACGAGGCGACGGCGACGATCATCAGGGGCTTCCTTGATGTGAAGATCAGCGGCCTGCCGGAGAGCCTGCAGCGCCAGATCGATACCGCAATCGATGCGGCCGAAAAAGGATTCTGA
- a CDS encoding protein-L-isoaspartate(D-aspartate) O-methyltransferase, giving the protein MNDPFETRRKAMVNDQIRRRGVSDERVLKAMEEVARHLFVPQGMEEEAYQDRPLPIGSGQTISQPYIVAVMTALLRLTPSDAVLEIGCGSGYQAAILSRIAASVISVERIEDVAEHAKENFRRAGVTGIRIIIGDGTEGCPEGAPYDAILVTAAAPFVPQPLLDQLADGGRLVAPVGDTDIQHLTRVTRRGSEYIRESFEPVRFVPLLGRYGWPER; this is encoded by the coding sequence ATGAACGACCCGTTTGAGACCCGGCGAAAGGCGATGGTCAATGACCAGATCCGGCGGCGCGGGGTCTCAGACGAACGGGTCCTCAAAGCGATGGAGGAGGTGGCCCGGCATCTCTTCGTCCCCCAGGGCATGGAGGAGGAGGCGTACCAGGACCGGCCGCTCCCCATCGGATCAGGCCAGACGATTTCCCAGCCCTATATCGTCGCGGTGATGACCGCACTCCTCCGGCTCACCCCCTCTGATGCGGTCCTTGAGATCGGCTGCGGGAGCGGGTACCAGGCGGCGATCCTCAGCAGGATCGCAGCGAGTGTCATCTCAGTCGAGCGGATCGAAGACGTTGCAGAGCATGCGAAAGAGAATTTTCGGAGAGCCGGGGTCACCGGGATCAGGATCATCATCGGCGACGGGACGGAAGGCTGTCCCGAGGGTGCACCCTATGATGCCATTCTGGTCACCGCAGCGGCTCCTTTTGTTCCTCAGCCCCTCCTCGACCAGCTTGCCGACGGGGGGAGGCTCGTCGCTCCGGTCGGGGATACCGATATCCAGCACCTGACCAGGGTCACGAGGCGTGGATCGGAGTATATCCGGGAATCGTTTGAACCGGTCCGTTTCGTCCCGCTCCTCGGCCGATACGGATGGCCGGAGCGATGA
- a CDS encoding cyclase family protein, which translates to MTIHDITRQLSPETFIWPGDPAVSYSQRVQDGFTITEIRMGSHSGTHIDAPLHAIPGGAGIEKVPLEACVGPVLLKDIPPGPVPAGVVDTISLPRVIIRSGWSADEPDRYGYLQAEDARALVEGGIVAIGTDAPSIEAPDGDGSVHRILLAAGVVIIELLDPGDLPGGEYMMVALPISCRGLDGSPARVILIEDMLP; encoded by the coding sequence ATGACGATCCACGATATCACCCGCCAACTCTCCCCGGAGACCTTTATCTGGCCCGGGGATCCGGCGGTCTCCTATTCTCAGAGGGTGCAGGACGGCTTTACCATAACAGAGATCCGCATGGGGAGCCATAGCGGGACACATATCGATGCCCCGCTTCATGCGATTCCGGGTGGAGCAGGAATTGAGAAGGTGCCGCTTGAGGCATGCGTCGGCCCGGTCCTCCTCAAAGACATCCCTCCGGGGCCGGTTCCGGCCGGAGTAGTCGATACGATCAGCCTCCCCAGGGTGATCATCCGCTCGGGATGGTCGGCAGATGAGCCGGACCGTTATGGATACCTTCAGGCAGAGGATGCACGGGCCCTTGTTGAAGGGGGGATCGTTGCCATCGGGACCGATGCCCCGTCGATCGAGGCCCCGGACGGCGATGGGAGCGTCCACAGAATTCTGCTCGCCGCCGGGGTTGTCATCATCGAGCTGCTTGATCCCGGCGATCTCCCGGGGGGAGAATATATGATGGTTGCCCTCCCGATCTCATGCAGAGGTCTTGACGGGTCCCCTGCACGGGTGATCCTGATCGAGGATATGCTACCATGA